One stretch of Elephas maximus indicus isolate mEleMax1 chromosome 22, mEleMax1 primary haplotype, whole genome shotgun sequence DNA includes these proteins:
- the COMT gene encoding catechol O-methyltransferase isoform X2 — protein sequence MLEGSSLLLATALLGLVLLFLWRRNQGWYMILWNEFFLEPVRNLVMGDSKEQRILRYVQQHAQPGDPQSVLDTIDTYCSQKEWAMNVGDKKGLIVDEVVQERRPMVLLELGAYCGYSAVRMARLLQPGARLLTIELNPVCASITQQMLDFAGLQDKVTVLVGASQDVIPQLKKKHDVDTLDMVFLDHWKDRYLPDTLLLEDCGLLQKGTVLLADNVICPGAPEFLAYVRQSDRFECTHYPSYLEYRQVEDGLEKAVYVGPGLSGPAQP from the exons ATGCTAGAGGGCTCCTCCCTGCTGCTAGCCACTGCTTTGCTGGGCCTGGTGCTGCTCTTCCTGTGGCGCCGCAACCAAGGCTGGTACATGATCCTGTGGAACGAATTTTTCCTGGAGCCAGTCCGCAACCTGGTCATGGGCGACAGCAAGGAGCAGCGTATTCTGCGCTATGTGCAGCAGCATGCACAGCCCGGAGACCCACAGAGCGTGCTGGACACCATTGACACCTACTGCTCACAGAAGGAGTGGGCCATGAACGTGGGTGACAAGAAAG GCCTGATCGTGGATGAGGTGGTACAGGAGCGCCGTCCTATGGTACTGCTGGAGCTGGGCGCCTACTGCGGCTACTCGGCCGTGCGCATGGCCCGCCTGCTGCAGCCCGGTGCCCGCTTGCTCACCATAGAGTTGAACCCTGTCTGTGCCTCCATCACCCAGCAGATGCTGGACTTCGCTGGCCTGCAGGACAAG GTAACAGTTCTGGTTGGGGCATCCCAGGATGTTATCCCCCAGCTAAAAAAGAAGCATGATGTGGACACGCTGGACATGGTCTTTCTCGATCACTGGAAGGACCGGTACTTGCCAGACACACTCCTCCTCGAG GACTGTGGCCTGTTGCAGAAGGGGACGGTGTTGCTGGCCGACAATGTCATCTGCCCAGGAGCACCAGAGTTCCTGGCGTATGTGCGCCAGAGTGATCGCTTTGAATGCACACACTACCCCTCATACCTGGAGTACAGGCAGGTGGAAGATGGCCTGGAGAAGGCCGTCTATGTGGGCCCAGGTCTGAGTGGTCCAGCACAGCCCTGA
- the COMT gene encoding catechol O-methyltransferase isoform X1, whose translation MGGTDSEVPDTDLGRASTQMLEGSSLLLATALLGLVLLFLWRRNQGWYMILWNEFFLEPVRNLVMGDSKEQRILRYVQQHAQPGDPQSVLDTIDTYCSQKEWAMNVGDKKGLIVDEVVQERRPMVLLELGAYCGYSAVRMARLLQPGARLLTIELNPVCASITQQMLDFAGLQDKVTVLVGASQDVIPQLKKKHDVDTLDMVFLDHWKDRYLPDTLLLEDCGLLQKGTVLLADNVICPGAPEFLAYVRQSDRFECTHYPSYLEYRQVEDGLEKAVYVGPGLSGPAQP comes from the exons ATGGGAGGGACAGACTCGGAAGTCCCGGATACGGACCTGGGGAGGGCCTCAACCCAG ATGCTAGAGGGCTCCTCCCTGCTGCTAGCCACTGCTTTGCTGGGCCTGGTGCTGCTCTTCCTGTGGCGCCGCAACCAAGGCTGGTACATGATCCTGTGGAACGAATTTTTCCTGGAGCCAGTCCGCAACCTGGTCATGGGCGACAGCAAGGAGCAGCGTATTCTGCGCTATGTGCAGCAGCATGCACAGCCCGGAGACCCACAGAGCGTGCTGGACACCATTGACACCTACTGCTCACAGAAGGAGTGGGCCATGAACGTGGGTGACAAGAAAG GCCTGATCGTGGATGAGGTGGTACAGGAGCGCCGTCCTATGGTACTGCTGGAGCTGGGCGCCTACTGCGGCTACTCGGCCGTGCGCATGGCCCGCCTGCTGCAGCCCGGTGCCCGCTTGCTCACCATAGAGTTGAACCCTGTCTGTGCCTCCATCACCCAGCAGATGCTGGACTTCGCTGGCCTGCAGGACAAG GTAACAGTTCTGGTTGGGGCATCCCAGGATGTTATCCCCCAGCTAAAAAAGAAGCATGATGTGGACACGCTGGACATGGTCTTTCTCGATCACTGGAAGGACCGGTACTTGCCAGACACACTCCTCCTCGAG GACTGTGGCCTGTTGCAGAAGGGGACGGTGTTGCTGGCCGACAATGTCATCTGCCCAGGAGCACCAGAGTTCCTGGCGTATGTGCGCCAGAGTGATCGCTTTGAATGCACACACTACCCCTCATACCTGGAGTACAGGCAGGTGGAAGATGGCCTGGAGAAGGCCGTCTATGTGGGCCCAGGTCTGAGTGGTCCAGCACAGCCCTGA